A DNA window from Capnocytophaga sp. ARDL2 contains the following coding sequences:
- a CDS encoding protein O-mannosyl-transferase family, producing MITFKTSKQILGWIVFAIALITYVLTLEPTLSFWDAGEYIATSTKLQVGHPPGAPLYQMLGALFSLFASDVTKIAYWVNMVAAVSSAFTILFMYWSGVEILHRILRSTQEKVNKVQEYAILGSTFVGALAFTFSDSFWFSAVEAEVYATAMLLISVLLWAGLKWTENIHTPRADKWLLLIGLVIGLSFGVHFMALLTIPTIGYLYYFAKYPKITLQNFIGANAIIIAILLFSFLYLMPWTFAFFGKTEIFFVNSLNMPFNSGTIFGFVLIVSLFVGGLFFTQKKQLTQYNTLLLTVLFIFIGFSSWLMLPIRANTQIPINENKPSDAAELKAYYNREQYGERSLFYDTFFTVKYRRELDKNKPYIDGKPNYERNYETGKYEIVNNYKNSEPNYSSSLKGFLPRMWSTDGSHPLNYMRYGGPLKIKNISGNSDYDRDLYKLENDLKDGTLSLRDYEANIQYLAQFEDQFKIENPTFFQNMKFMFDYQFGYMYWRYLMWNFSGRQNDIQGAGGRDNGNWVTGISFLDEIRLGSQKNLPSDLANNKGRNHYYMLPFILGLIGAFWHSKNDWKSFYMLAALFVLTSFALKVFLNERPFEPRERDYAVVGSFMVFALWIGMGVFAIFQQLAKKISPKVALPITFAVSLLAAPVLMAKENWDDHDRSGKDTALALAKAYLDSIEPNGIVFTIGDNDTFPLWYLQEVEGYRTDVRVVCTALLQAEWYIDQMKVAAYDSKPLKIRFDHKQYAGSNLYYAAIAPSMDERVELNDLMEYIANDDPRTKVEMSNGEQIIRIPTKKFKITVDKEKVLATNTVSEKYAEEIVSEISLDINDNAIYRQRIIMLDIISNNLWERPVYFTSGSLSEEDFLWMKDYMQLTGLVYKLVPIKTPMDTQPHPIFIGNIDTEKMYQTVKKWDWGNMGSDKIYHDPETRKNAFLYRINLSRLAETLYREEKREKAIEIADIALKNLPIDYYGIYESVEPFAELYYRTNEIKKADDVVSQLKKKRIEYLAYYASMPTQEQDEYAMEIIDNLQALQRLADLAEKKSPAMYKVLEKELLKQSSIFKRYIDALRQQQEMIDATELSEDSL from the coding sequence ATGATAACATTCAAAACAAGTAAACAAATCTTAGGATGGATTGTTTTTGCAATCGCCCTGATTACCTATGTTTTAACGCTCGAGCCTACCTTGAGTTTTTGGGATGCTGGAGAGTATATTGCTACTTCTACCAAATTACAAGTAGGTCACCCTCCTGGCGCTCCTCTTTATCAAATGTTGGGAGCTTTGTTTTCGCTTTTTGCCTCTGATGTTACAAAAATTGCCTATTGGGTAAATATGGTAGCTGCTGTTTCGAGTGCATTTACCATCTTATTTATGTATTGGAGTGGAGTAGAAATCTTGCACAGAATACTGCGCTCTACTCAAGAAAAAGTAAACAAAGTTCAAGAATATGCTATTTTGGGTAGTACATTTGTTGGTGCATTGGCTTTTACTTTTTCTGATTCGTTTTGGTTTAGTGCAGTCGAGGCCGAAGTATATGCGACAGCTATGCTCCTCATCTCGGTTTTGCTTTGGGCGGGGTTGAAATGGACTGAAAATATTCATACTCCTAGAGCTGATAAATGGTTATTACTTATTGGATTGGTAATAGGTCTGTCATTTGGAGTACATTTTATGGCATTGCTGACCATTCCTACGATAGGATATTTGTATTATTTTGCTAAATATCCCAAAATTACTCTACAAAACTTTATCGGTGCCAATGCTATCATCATTGCTATCTTACTATTTAGCTTTTTGTATTTGATGCCTTGGACATTTGCATTTTTTGGAAAAACGGAAATTTTCTTCGTAAATAGCCTAAATATGCCTTTCAATTCGGGAACTATCTTTGGTTTTGTATTGATTGTTTCTCTATTTGTAGGCGGATTGTTTTTCACCCAGAAAAAACAATTGACTCAATACAATACATTACTTCTTACTGTTTTATTCATCTTTATCGGTTTTTCGTCTTGGTTGATGCTACCTATTCGTGCCAATACGCAAATTCCAATCAATGAAAACAAACCTTCGGATGCTGCCGAGTTAAAAGCATACTACAATCGTGAGCAATATGGTGAACGTTCGCTTTTTTACGACACATTCTTTACAGTAAAATATCGTCGTGAATTGGACAAAAACAAACCTTATATCGATGGAAAGCCCAACTATGAACGAAATTATGAAACAGGGAAATATGAAATAGTAAATAATTACAAAAACTCAGAACCCAACTATTCCTCTTCTCTAAAAGGTTTCTTGCCGAGAATGTGGAGTACTGACGGCTCGCACCCACTCAACTATATGCGTTATGGTGGGCCGTTGAAAATAAAAAACATTTCGGGAAATAGCGATTACGACAGAGATCTTTACAAACTAGAAAACGATCTAAAAGATGGCACGCTTTCACTTAGAGATTACGAGGCAAATATTCAATATTTAGCTCAGTTTGAAGATCAGTTCAAAATAGAAAACCCTACCTTTTTCCAAAACATGAAATTCATGTTTGACTATCAATTTGGCTACATGTATTGGAGGTATTTGATGTGGAATTTTTCTGGAAGACAAAACGATATTCAAGGTGCAGGAGGAAGAGATAATGGAAACTGGGTAACTGGTATTTCGTTTTTAGACGAAATACGTTTGGGATCACAGAAAAATTTACCGTCAGATTTGGCAAATAACAAAGGTAGAAATCACTATTATATGTTGCCTTTTATCTTGGGATTGATCGGTGCTTTTTGGCATTCTAAGAATGACTGGAAATCGTTTTACATGTTGGCAGCTCTATTTGTTTTGACGAGTTTTGCCTTGAAAGTATTTCTAAACGAGCGTCCGTTTGAGCCAAGAGAAAGAGATTATGCTGTAGTGGGATCGTTTATGGTATTTGCCCTTTGGATAGGAATGGGAGTTTTTGCAATTTTCCAACAATTGGCAAAGAAAATTTCTCCAAAAGTTGCACTTCCTATCACTTTTGCTGTTTCATTATTGGCTGCTCCTGTATTGATGGCAAAGGAAAACTGGGACGATCACGACCGCTCGGGCAAAGACACGGCATTGGCATTAGCAAAAGCCTACCTCGACTCTATAGAACCCAACGGTATAGTGTTTACTATAGGCGACAATGATACCTTTCCTTTGTGGTATTTGCAAGAGGTAGAAGGCTATCGTACCGATGTGAGAGTTGTATGTACCGCATTGTTGCAAGCAGAATGGTATATAGACCAAATGAAAGTAGCGGCGTATGATTCAAAACCTCTGAAAATCAGATTTGATCATAAGCAATATGCAGGAAGTAATCTGTATTATGCAGCAATTGCCCCTTCGATGGATGAACGAGTAGAACTCAATGATTTGATGGAGTACATTGCAAACGATGACCCTCGTACAAAAGTAGAAATGAGCAATGGCGAACAAATTATTCGTATTCCCACAAAGAAATTTAAAATTACTGTTGACAAAGAGAAGGTATTGGCTACAAACACCGTGAGCGAAAAATACGCAGAAGAAATAGTATCGGAAATATCGCTTGACATCAATGACAATGCGATTTATAGACAACGCATCATCATGTTGGACATCATCTCAAACAATCTTTGGGAACGACCAGTATATTTTACATCAGGTTCGCTATCTGAAGAAGATTTCTTGTGGATGAAAGATTATATGCAACTCACAGGTTTGGTGTACAAACTGGTACCTATCAAAACACCAATGGATACACAACCACACCCTATCTTTATTGGAAATATTGATACAGAAAAAATGTATCAGACGGTAAAAAAATGGGATTGGGGTAATATGGGTAGCGACAAAATCTATCACGACCCAGAAACTCGTAAAAATGCGTTTTTATATCGTATCAATTTGTCGAGATTGGCAGAAACTCTATACCGTGAAGAAAAGAGAGAAAAAGCTATCGAAATTGCTGATATCGCACTAAAAAATCTCCCAATAGACTATTACGGTATCTATGAATCGGTAGAACCATTTGCCGAATTGTATTACAGAACAAACGAAATCAAAAAAGCGGATGACGTTGTAAGCCAATTAAAGAAAAAACGCATAGAATATTTAGCTTATTATGCAAGTATGCCTACGCAAGAGCAAGATGAGTATGCTATGGAAATTATAGACAATTTACAGGCATTACAACGTTTGGCAGATTTAGCAGAAAAGAAAAGTCCTGCTATGTATAAAGTGCTTGAAAAAGAGTTGCTAAAACAAAGTAGTATCTTTAAACGATACATAGATGCTCTTAGACAACAGCAAGAGATGATAGATGCCACTGAATTATCAGAGGATTCTCTATAA
- the folB gene encoding dihydroneopterin aldolase, with product MGIIRLKNIRVFTNHGCLVEEEKIGSDYRVDLEVKADLQPSALSDELADTVDYVHLNAIVKEEMAIRSKLLEHVAERIIQRIFRELQMVTYVLIEVSKINPPIGGDVEQVTIVMEKSR from the coding sequence ATGGGAATCATACGATTAAAAAACATTCGCGTCTTTACCAATCACGGTTGTTTGGTAGAAGAGGAAAAAATAGGCTCAGATTATCGAGTAGATTTGGAGGTAAAAGCAGATTTGCAGCCTTCTGCACTTTCTGATGAGTTGGCAGACACGGTTGATTATGTACACCTCAATGCCATTGTAAAAGAAGAAATGGCAATTCGTTCCAAACTTTTGGAACATGTAGCTGAAAGGATTATTCAGCGTATTTTTAGAGAATTACAGATGGTTACTTATGTCTTGATTGAAGTATCAAAAATCAATCCGCCGATTGGTGGAGATGTAGAACAAGTAACCATCGTCATGGAAAAATCGAGATAA
- a CDS encoding glutamine--tRNA ligase/YqeY domain fusion protein yields MSAKEKSLNFIEQIIEEDLKNGLPNDKLRFRFPPEPNGYLHIGHASSICLNFGLGIDYNAPVNLRFDDTNPAKEEKEFVDAIKRDVEWLGFSWDKEVYASDYFQQLYDWAVLLIKKGKAYVDNLSAEEIAEQKGTPTQAGVNSPNRDRSVEENLNLFERMKNGQFAEGEYILRAKVDMASPNMLMRDPIMYRIINASHHRTGTEWKIYPMYDWAHGESDYIEQVSHSFCTLEFLPHRELYDWFLDQIYDENKVRPKQREFARRNLSHTVVSKRKLLQLVNEGHVTGWDDPRMSTISGMRRRGYTPTAIRNFANTIGIAKRTNLIDVSLLEFCVREDLNKITNRVMAVLDPVKLVITNYPEGQEEWLDAENNPEAEEVTYRKVPFSKELYIEREDFLEEANSKFFRLTLGKEVRLKNAYIIKGESVVKDENGNITEIHATYDPDSRSGSGTEASKRKVKGTIHWVSISHAVEAEVRIYDRLFTHENPDGNKEVDFKEYINSNSLNVITGFVEPSLQSAKEGDKFQFQRLGYFTVDKDSKEGKLVFNKTVGLRDTWAKIESKEE; encoded by the coding sequence ATGTCAGCAAAAGAAAAGTCATTGAACTTTATAGAACAAATCATTGAAGAAGATTTGAAAAACGGATTGCCAAACGACAAATTGCGTTTTCGCTTTCCTCCAGAACCCAATGGATATTTACATATCGGACACGCTTCGTCTATTTGCCTAAACTTTGGTTTGGGTATCGACTACAATGCTCCTGTAAATTTGCGTTTTGACGATACCAACCCTGCAAAAGAAGAAAAAGAATTTGTAGACGCTATCAAGCGAGATGTAGAATGGTTGGGCTTTTCGTGGGATAAAGAGGTGTATGCCTCAGATTATTTTCAACAATTGTACGATTGGGCTGTATTGCTTATCAAAAAAGGAAAAGCCTATGTAGATAATCTTTCTGCGGAAGAAATAGCCGAACAAAAAGGTACGCCTACACAAGCGGGGGTAAATTCTCCCAACAGAGATCGCAGTGTGGAGGAAAACTTAAATTTGTTTGAACGCATGAAAAACGGTCAATTTGCCGAAGGTGAATACATTTTGAGAGCAAAAGTCGACATGGCATCTCCAAATATGTTGATGCGTGATCCTATTATGTATCGCATCATCAATGCGTCGCATCACCGCACAGGTACAGAATGGAAAATCTATCCAATGTACGATTGGGCTCATGGAGAGTCTGACTATATCGAACAGGTTTCTCACTCATTCTGTACTTTAGAATTTTTACCTCACAGAGAGCTCTACGATTGGTTTTTGGATCAAATCTACGACGAAAACAAAGTGCGTCCAAAACAACGAGAGTTTGCTCGTAGAAACTTATCACATACTGTTGTTTCAAAACGAAAATTGTTGCAATTGGTAAACGAAGGTCATGTAACAGGTTGGGACGATCCGCGTATGAGTACGATTTCGGGTATGCGTAGAAGAGGATATACACCTACTGCTATTCGCAATTTTGCCAATACCATCGGAATTGCCAAACGCACTAACTTAATCGATGTGTCGTTGTTGGAATTTTGCGTTCGTGAGGATTTGAATAAAATCACCAACCGTGTTATGGCGGTTTTAGACCCTGTAAAATTGGTGATTACCAACTATCCAGAAGGGCAAGAAGAGTGGTTGGATGCAGAAAACAACCCGGAAGCGGAGGAAGTAACTTATAGAAAAGTGCCTTTTTCAAAAGAATTGTACATCGAAAGAGAAGACTTTTTGGAAGAAGCTAACTCTAAATTTTTCCGTTTAACGCTTGGTAAAGAAGTTCGCTTGAAAAATGCGTACATCATCAAAGGAGAAAGTGTAGTAAAAGACGAAAACGGAAACATTACAGAAATTCACGCAACTTATGATCCAGATTCTCGTTCGGGAAGTGGTACAGAAGCATCAAAGAGAAAAGTAAAAGGTACCATTCACTGGGTGTCTATTTCGCATGCGGTTGAGGCAGAAGTTCGCATTTACGACCGTTTGTTTACACACGAAAATCCAGACGGAAACAAAGAAGTGGACTTTAAAGAATACATCAATTCAAATTCGTTGAATGTTATCACAGGATTTGTAGAGCCAAGTTTGCAATCGGCAAAAGAGGGAGATAAATTCCAGTTCCAAAGATTGGGTTATTTCACTGTTGATAAAGACAGTAAAGAAGGAAAATTAGTGTTCAACAAAACGGTAGGATTGAGAGATACTTGGGCGAAGATTGAGAGTAAGGAGGAATAG
- a CDS encoding plastocyanin/azurin family copper-binding protein, which yields MKALKFLGLSVAVATMTVACGKKESTVVSPSQTITEEAVDENTVEVRLESNDAMQYDKTELRVPVGKTIKLTLVHTGKMAKEMMGHNFVLLNKGVDAADFALRAAEAKVTDYVPVEAKNDMIAYTKMIGGGESVTVEFTINEPGEYVYLCSFPGHFAIMNGKLIAE from the coding sequence ATGAAAGCACTAAAATTTTTAGGTTTATCAGTTGCGGTAGCAACGATGACTGTAGCTTGTGGTAAAAAAGAATCTACAGTGGTATCTCCGTCTCAGACAATTACTGAAGAAGCGGTTGATGAAAATACTGTAGAGGTGAGATTGGAAAGCAACGATGCGATGCAATACGACAAAACAGAGTTAAGAGTACCTGTCGGAAAAACGATTAAATTGACATTGGTACACACAGGTAAAATGGCAAAAGAAATGATGGGGCACAACTTTGTTTTGCTAAACAAAGGAGTAGATGCTGCTGATTTTGCCTTAAGAGCTGCTGAAGCAAAAGTTACAGATTATGTACCTGTTGAGGCAAAAAACGATATGATTGCATATACCAAAATGATTGGAGGAGGTGAATCTGTTACGGTAGAATTTACCATCAACGAACCAGGTGAATATGTATATTTGTGTTCTTTCCCTGGGCATTTTGCCATCATGAATGGTAAATTGATTGCCGAGTAA
- the secDF gene encoding protein translocase subunit SecDF translates to MQNKGLVKFIALLFAVVSIYQLSFTFVARKYQNQAKEVSGGDLTKESRYLDSISNQKVYLGQTFEEVRTKQIQKGLDLEGGINVMLQISIKDILKGLANNSQNSVFNQALREAENERGGNETFLEAFYRAFDKASKGTVKLNSAEIFAHRNLPEITPSLTDAQVKTVLNQKVQEAIDSAYEVLTKRIDKFGVASPTIQKVGETGRILIELPGAKDIDRIQKILKSTAQLEFWEAYNMEEVFGFIQTANEVLKAKTTEAVAETTDAETEQPAEETSAAEKLLSAVQKEDTKTETKSDKEDFGPIFNLVQGIGQQGSPMIAFFQVQDTAKVNAYLKDPQVKNLLRGDQRYAKFVWGKPAEGGITALYALRGNAQNKAPLTGSFITDARDTYDQMNRPAVSMSMNVAGAKEWEKLTGRAYTQKTAIAIVLDDIVYSAPGVSSGPITGGTSEITGTFTIQDTKDLANILKAGKMPASADIVSSEIVGPSLGQAAIDAGLTSSYIGLLVIALWMVFYYGKAGWYSNIALIVNLVFLFAVFSAFGFVLTLPGIAGIVLTMGTAVDTNILIYERAKESLREGNTVKDAIKHAFSWDGAMSAIIDANVTTALTGVVLVIFGTGPIKGFAITLLIGIATSLFTAIFITRMLVDGAASRDANLAFSNNITKNWFTKMNFDFIGKKKFTYIFSAITIVLCVLTLNTNGLNYGTDFTGGRTYQVQFDQKVEPSAIAAQLSKAFGSNVEAKTFGSADKIKITTKYMVDEEGANVDQQVTQDLYANIKTFFKDQNLTYEEFVNPSDDKNIGILQQSKVGPAVAKDVKNNAYWAVGGSLAIVFIYLALSFRRWQYSLGAVVAVAHDVLIVLGIYSFFYKFAPFNMEVDQSLVAALLTVIGYSLNDTVIVFDRVREFIKGNTEGTFEEVVNKAVNTTMSRTFNTSATVLFVLLIMFFFGGESIRGFVFAMLLGIGVGTYSSLFISTPILVDTIKKQAERERQEALEEKLRQEQEGTEAENIQV, encoded by the coding sequence ATGCAAAACAAAGGATTAGTCAAGTTTATTGCCTTGTTGTTTGCAGTGGTAAGTATTTATCAACTGTCGTTTACTTTCGTAGCAAGGAAGTATCAAAATCAGGCAAAAGAAGTCTCTGGCGGAGACCTTACAAAAGAATCACGCTACTTAGATTCTATTTCCAACCAAAAGGTATATTTGGGACAAACCTTCGAGGAGGTTCGCACAAAACAAATCCAAAAAGGTCTGGACTTAGAAGGAGGTATCAACGTGATGCTGCAAATTTCTATCAAAGACATTTTGAAAGGATTGGCAAACAATTCTCAAAATTCTGTCTTTAATCAGGCGTTGAGAGAAGCTGAAAACGAAAGAGGTGGAAACGAAACTTTCTTAGAGGCGTTTTACCGTGCATTCGACAAAGCATCGAAAGGTACTGTAAAACTCAACTCTGCCGAAATTTTCGCTCACCGCAATTTGCCAGAAATCACTCCTTCGCTTACAGATGCACAAGTAAAAACTGTTTTGAACCAAAAAGTTCAAGAAGCTATTGACAGTGCGTACGAAGTATTGACCAAGCGTATTGACAAGTTTGGGGTGGCATCTCCAACTATCCAAAAGGTAGGAGAAACAGGTAGAATCCTTATCGAATTGCCAGGTGCAAAAGACATAGACCGTATTCAAAAAATCTTAAAATCTACCGCTCAATTAGAATTTTGGGAGGCCTACAATATGGAAGAAGTGTTTGGTTTTATCCAAACGGCAAACGAAGTATTGAAAGCTAAAACTACCGAAGCTGTAGCCGAAACTACCGATGCAGAAACAGAGCAACCAGCAGAAGAAACCTCTGCTGCAGAAAAATTATTGTCGGCGGTACAGAAAGAAGACACAAAAACCGAAACAAAATCAGACAAAGAAGATTTTGGACCTATCTTTAACTTAGTACAAGGGATAGGACAACAAGGCTCTCCTATGATTGCCTTTTTCCAAGTACAAGATACAGCAAAAGTAAACGCATACCTAAAAGACCCTCAAGTAAAAAATCTATTGAGAGGCGACCAACGTTATGCAAAATTTGTATGGGGTAAACCTGCCGAAGGTGGTATCACAGCCCTATATGCATTGAGAGGAAACGCTCAAAACAAAGCCCCTCTTACAGGATCATTTATCACCGATGCAAGAGACACTTACGACCAGATGAACCGTCCGGCAGTAAGTATGTCGATGAATGTAGCAGGTGCTAAAGAATGGGAAAAACTCACAGGAAGAGCCTATACACAAAAAACAGCAATCGCTATCGTGTTGGATGACATAGTATATTCAGCACCTGGTGTATCAAGCGGACCTATCACAGGAGGAACTTCTGAAATCACAGGAACCTTTACCATCCAAGATACCAAAGACCTTGCAAACATTTTGAAAGCTGGTAAAATGCCAGCCTCAGCAGACATTGTATCTTCAGAAATCGTAGGACCATCATTAGGACAGGCAGCCATCGACGCAGGATTGACATCGTCATACATAGGATTATTGGTTATCGCCTTGTGGATGGTATTCTACTACGGCAAAGCCGGATGGTATTCAAACATCGCCTTGATTGTAAACTTAGTATTCCTATTTGCTGTATTCTCGGCATTCGGATTTGTATTGACATTGCCAGGTATCGCAGGTATCGTACTCACGATGGGAACAGCAGTAGATACCAATATTTTGATATACGAACGAGCAAAAGAAAGTTTGCGTGAAGGAAATACAGTAAAAGATGCCATCAAGCACGCTTTTAGTTGGGACGGAGCTATGTCGGCAATCATCGACGCCAATGTTACCACTGCATTGACTGGAGTTGTGTTGGTAATCTTTGGAACAGGTCCAATCAAAGGATTTGCGATTACTTTATTGATAGGTATTGCTACATCGTTGTTTACAGCAATATTCATCACGCGTATGTTGGTGGACGGAGCAGCAAGCAGAGATGCCAACTTAGCTTTCTCGAACAATATTACTAAAAACTGGTTTACTAAGATGAATTTCGACTTTATCGGTAAAAAGAAATTCACTTACATATTCTCAGCTATTACCATTGTCTTGTGTGTATTAACACTAAACACCAACGGACTCAACTATGGAACAGACTTTACAGGAGGACGCACCTACCAAGTACAGTTTGACCAAAAAGTAGAACCATCGGCGATTGCAGCTCAGCTATCAAAAGCTTTTGGAAGTAATGTAGAAGCCAAGACATTTGGGTCGGCAGACAAAATCAAAATCACCACCAAGTATATGGTGGACGAAGAAGGAGCCAATGTAGATCAGCAAGTAACACAAGACTTGTATGCAAATATCAAAACATTCTTCAAAGACCAAAACCTAACATACGAAGAATTTGTAAATCCAAGCGACGACAAAAACATTGGAATCCTACAACAGTCAAAAGTAGGCCCAGCAGTAGCAAAAGATGTGAAAAACAATGCCTACTGGGCAGTAGGAGGATCGTTGGCAATCGTGTTTATCTATTTAGCTCTATCGTTCCGCAGATGGCAGTACTCATTAGGAGCCGTAGTAGCTGTAGCCCACGACGTATTGATTGTATTAGGAATCTATTCTTTTTTCTACAAATTTGCACCATTCAATATGGAAGTAGATCAATCGTTAGTAGCTGCATTGCTTACCGTAATCGGATACTCGCTCAACGATACCGTAATCGTATTTGACCGTGTTCGCGAATTCATCAAAGGAAACACCGAAGGTACTTTTGAAGAAGTAGTAAACAAAGCCGTAAACACGACCATGTCGCGTACATTCAACACCTCGGCAACCGTATTGTTTGTATTATTGATTATGTTCTTCTTCGGAGGAGAGTCAATCCGAGGATTTGTCTTTGCGATGCTATTAGGTATCGGAGTCGGAACCTACTCATCACTCTTTATCTCGACGCCAATCTTGGTAGATACTATCAAAAAACAAGCAGAAAGAGAAAGACAAGAAGCCCTTGAAGAAAAACTAAGACAAGAGCAAGAAGGTACAGAAGCCGAAAACATACAAGTATAA
- the trpS gene encoding tryptophan--tRNA ligase, with protein sequence MAKILTGVQSTGTPHLGNLLGAIIPAIEMANDPNNETFLFIADLHSATQIKDGALLRENTYSVAAAWLACGLDTEKVVFYKQSSVPQTCELSWYLSCFFPFQRLTLAHSFKDKADRLADVNTGLFTYPMLMAADILLYDVDIVPVGKDQLQHLEITRDVASRFNHQMGETFVLPTAKIAEDVMIIPGIDGEKMSKSRNNYINIFQDDKKLRKQIMSIVTDTTPLEDPKNPDTCNVFALYKLVATPEQVEEMRANYLVGNYGYGHAKQALFEVICEKFKDAREKYQYYINHLEEVDRLLENGAEKANKIADATLQRVREKMGY encoded by the coding sequence ATGGCAAAAATTCTTACAGGAGTACAAAGTACAGGTACCCCTCACTTAGGAAACTTGTTAGGGGCAATCATCCCAGCTATTGAGATGGCAAATGACCCCAACAACGAAACTTTTTTGTTTATTGCCGACTTGCATTCGGCTACGCAAATCAAAGATGGTGCATTACTTAGAGAAAACACCTACAGCGTTGCGGCCGCATGGCTTGCATGTGGTTTGGATACCGAAAAAGTAGTGTTTTACAAACAATCGAGTGTGCCTCAAACCTGTGAGTTGTCGTGGTATTTGAGTTGTTTCTTTCCCTTCCAACGTCTCACCTTAGCTCATTCGTTCAAGGACAAAGCCGATCGATTAGCAGACGTAAACACTGGACTTTTTACCTACCCTATGCTTATGGCTGCTGATATATTGCTATACGATGTAGACATCGTCCCCGTAGGAAAAGACCAATTGCAACACTTGGAGATAACCCGTGACGTAGCCTCGCGTTTCAACCATCAAATGGGAGAAACCTTTGTACTACCTACTGCAAAAATCGCCGAAGACGTAATGATCATCCCTGGAATAGATGGAGAAAAAATGAGCAAGTCTCGTAACAACTATATCAACATATTCCAAGACGACAAAAAGTTGCGTAAGCAAATCATGAGTATCGTTACTGACACTACGCCACTCGAAGATCCCAAAAATCCAGATACCTGCAACGTGTTTGCCTTGTACAAGTTGGTAGCAACACCAGAGCAAGTAGAAGAGATGAGAGCCAACTATCTGGTAGGAAACTACGGCTACGGACACGCAAAACAAGCACTTTTTGAAGTAATCTGTGAGAAATTTAAAGATGCACGCGAAAAATACCAATACTACATCAACCACCTCGAAGAGGTAGATCGATTATTGGAAAATGGAGCAGAGAAAGCAAACAAAATAGCCGACGCTACTCTGCAACGCGTACGAGAAAAAATGGGCTATTAA
- a CDS encoding glycoside hydrolase family 25 protein, translating into MPPRKKTYKKKSTTAKRSFRLSKYHIVGYATIILLAVIFHYRDGISYLAKDWYYSIFHNEKVKSTLHDVRTIEILDKHNQHLFGFDVSHYQNEINWRGIDSLYQKFPLDFVFIRSTMGGNGVDKNFKQNWKYAKVRLLVRGAYHYYRPDENSTLQAQNFIRNTPLTVGDFVPVLDIEDYPKHQSIEDLQKGVKNWLNIVEKHYGVKPIIYSGENFYNQNLKAHFPEYKIWIAKYSAFSDKIKDDWHFWQFTDKGSVEGIIGDVDLNIFNGNRHDLKGFLIDR; encoded by the coding sequence ATGCCTCCACGCAAAAAGACATATAAAAAGAAATCGACCACAGCTAAACGCTCGTTTAGATTGAGCAAGTATCATATTGTAGGCTATGCAACAATTATTTTATTGGCAGTGATTTTTCACTATCGAGATGGGATTTCGTATTTGGCAAAGGACTGGTACTATTCTATTTTTCACAATGAGAAAGTCAAATCTACCCTGCACGATGTGAGAACAATCGAAATTTTAGACAAGCACAACCAACATTTGTTTGGCTTTGATGTTTCTCATTATCAAAACGAAATCAATTGGCGTGGAATCGATAGTTTGTATCAGAAATTCCCCTTAGATTTTGTATTTATTCGTTCTACGATGGGCGGAAACGGTGTGGACAAAAACTTTAAGCAAAACTGGAAGTACGCGAAAGTCCGTCTGCTGGTTCGTGGAGCCTATCACTATTACCGACCTGATGAAAACAGCACCCTACAGGCTCAAAACTTTATCAGAAATACCCCGTTGACGGTGGGCGACTTTGTACCCGTACTGGACATTGAAGACTATCCCAAACACCAGTCGATAGAAGATTTGCAGAAAGGCGTAAAAAACTGGTTGAACATAGTAGAGAAACATTACGGCGTAAAGCCCATCATCTACTCAGGTGAAAATTTTTACAATCAAAACCTCAAAGCACATTTTCCTGAATACAAAATATGGATAGCCAAATACAGTGCCTTTAGTGATAAAATAAAAGACGATTGGCATTTTTGGCAGTTTACAGACAAGGGCAGTGTAGAGGGAATCATCGGCGATGTAGATTTGAATATTTTCAACGGAAATCGCCACGATTTGAAAGGTTTTTTGATAGATAGGTAA